The Methanosarcina barkeri MS DNA window GCTCAAGCTTTTTGAGTACCTCATCTACTTTTAAATACGATATTCCAAGTTCGGCTTCATCGGTTTGGCCTGCCCAGAGACCTGCTGAGGGTTTTTTCGTGATAAGAGAATCAGGAACTCCGAGCCTGCGAGAAAGCTCCCATACCTCGGTTTTGTAAAGTCCGCCTATGGGTTCGAGATCAACGCCTCCATCTCCATATTTCGTAAAGTAGCCAAGCAAGATCTCGGTTTTATTGCCGGTTCCTATGACCATACGATTCATCCGGTTTGCATGGAAGTAAAGGAGAGACATTCTGATTCTTGCTTTCAGGTTGCCCATGGAGAGACGATCTGTAGATTCACTCTCAGGGACTGAAGCCATGAAAGCCGAGATAATTCCTGAAATGTCAATAGTCTGAAACTCAATTCCCAGACAGTCTGCAAGAGTTTTTGCATCTTTGCTGTCTTCAGAAGGGGTAAGGCCGGATTCGGGCATATGGATTCCAAGCACTTTATCTTTCCCCAGAGCTTTTACGGTAAGCGTTGCGGCAAGGGCTGAGTCTATTCCCCCACTAATGCCTACAACAGCTCCGTCTACACCTGCTTTACGGGTTTCATTCCGGATAAAATCAATAATCCTGTTCTGCGCGATTTCAAGGTTCATGCTGTCAATTCCTTGGTACTCATCAGGCATATAATTTTAATGGCCTTAAGATCCTGAGAATTCAAGATCCTGAGGTAGTAGATTTGAAAGACATCAGGTTTAAATCCCTATTCAGATTTAAATGACTATTTTGACGATTA harbors:
- a CDS encoding NAD+ synthase — encoded protein: MNLEIAQNRIIDFIRNETRKAGVDGAVVGISGGIDSALAATLTVKALGKDKVLGIHMPESGLTPSEDSKDAKTLADCLGIEFQTIDISGIISAFMASVPESESTDRLSMGNLKARIRMSLLYFHANRMNRMVIGTGNKTEILLGYFTKYGDGGVDLEPIGGLYKTEVWELSRRLGVPDSLITKKPSAGLWAGQTDEAELGISYLKVDEVLKKLEQNEDSETILNTLGISAEQLNSVMNRIEKSEHKRNAPPVPPN